From one Bacteroides eggerthii genomic stretch:
- a CDS encoding YqaA family protein, whose protein sequence is MDAFVGTLIQLLIDWGYAGLFISALLAGSIVPFSSELVMIALVKVGLSPAICVLAATLGNTAGGMTCYYMGCLGKTDWIEKYFKVKKEKIDKMQRFLQGKGALMAFFAFLPFVGEAIAIALGFMRSNVTLTVFSMFVGKLIRYIVMLLALQGALSMING, encoded by the coding sequence ATGGACGCTTTTGTAGGCACACTGATACAGTTGCTGATTGACTGGGGTTATGCAGGGCTTTTCATTTCCGCCTTACTGGCCGGAAGCATTGTCCCGTTCAGTTCGGAGTTGGTGATGATAGCACTCGTCAAAGTAGGGCTAAGCCCCGCCATTTGCGTTCTTGCCGCAACATTGGGGAATACGGCTGGCGGCATGACCTGCTACTACATGGGATGTCTCGGCAAAACAGACTGGATTGAAAAATACTTCAAGGTAAAGAAGGAGAAAATCGACAAGATGCAGCGTTTTCTGCAAGGGAAAGGAGCGCTTATGGCTTTCTTTGCTTTCCTGCCTTTCGTAGGAGAGGCCATTGCCATAGCATTGGGATTTATGCGCAGCAACGTCACTCTGACTGTCTTCTCCATGTTTGTGGGGAAACTGATACGGTACATCGTCATGCTACTGGCATTGCAAGGGGCGTTGTCGATGATTAACGGTTAG
- the mnmD gene encoding tRNA (5-methylaminomethyl-2-thiouridine)(34)-methyltransferase MnmD yields MKRIIERTEDGSATLFVPELNEHYHSVKGARTESQHIFIDMGFKASTAFQPRILEIGFGTGLNALLTLETAGEEKRAVHYTGIELYPLSWEEVDVLNYSDNPLFKKLHTSPWNKDVNITSYFTLHKVQGDVSQVFCDRPSTTDGESSAKSPALFTDHLFDLVYFDAFAPEKQPEMWSEELFRNIYAGMNTDGILTTYCAKGVIRRLLQAVGFTVERLPGPPGGKREILRASKKVEEQTSG; encoded by the coding sequence ATGAAACGGATTATAGAACGAACAGAAGACGGGAGCGCGACATTATTCGTGCCGGAACTGAATGAGCATTACCATTCGGTAAAAGGAGCCCGCACCGAATCTCAACATATCTTCATTGATATGGGGTTTAAAGCATCCACCGCTTTCCAACCGCGTATTCTCGAAATAGGATTCGGTACGGGCCTGAACGCTTTGCTCACTCTGGAAACTGCCGGAGAGGAGAAAAGGGCGGTTCACTACACCGGCATCGAGCTCTATCCCTTGTCGTGGGAAGAAGTCGATGTTTTAAATTATAGCGACAACCCCCTATTTAAGAAACTGCACACTTCACCCTGGAACAAGGACGTGAACATTACGTCTTATTTTACGTTACACAAGGTACAAGGAGACGTTAGCCAAGTATTTTGTGACAGACCTTCAACTACTGACGGCGAATCATCCGCCAAATCTCCGGCACTCTTCACAGACCACTTGTTCGACCTCGTTTATTTCGATGCCTTTGCTCCCGAAAAGCAACCGGAAATGTGGAGCGAAGAGCTTTTCCGGAATATATATGCCGGTATGAATACAGATGGAATACTGACTACATACTGTGCAAAAGGCGTTATCCGCCGCCTTCTGCAAGCAGTCGGATTTACTGTAGAACGGCTCCCCGGTCCGCCCGGCGGCAAGCGCGAGATACTCCGGGCATCAAAAAAAGTAGAAGAGCAGACCTCAGGCTAA
- a CDS encoding metal ABC transporter solute-binding protein, Zn/Mn family, which produces MKKIYFLLLATILAASCKPRSNQSQNSNDKPVITVTLEPLRYFTEAIAGDHFTVVSMVPKGTSPETYDPTPQQLVDLAHSKAYFRIGYIGFEQSWTDKLTDNAPHLQFFDMSQGVDLIYDDTHIHHHTTDEEEHPHAAGVEPHIWNSTVNAQIIAGNILSALCSIDKNNEDSYMERYNALCRQIEHTDSLIRQTLATPGADHAFMIYHPALSYFARDYGLHQIPIEAGGKEPSPAHLKALIDTCKDEKVHVIFVQPEFDRRNAELIAKQTGTRVVDINPLSYDWEAEMMHTAKSLAEK; this is translated from the coding sequence ATGAAAAAGATATATTTTTTACTGCTTGCAACTATACTGGCAGCTTCCTGCAAACCAAGAAGCAACCAAAGCCAAAACAGCAACGACAAACCCGTCATTACTGTTACCCTTGAACCATTGCGGTACTTTACCGAAGCCATTGCCGGCGATCATTTCACAGTAGTCAGCATGGTTCCCAAAGGTACAAGCCCGGAGACCTACGACCCTACGCCCCAGCAACTTGTAGACCTTGCCCACAGTAAGGCATATTTCCGTATCGGCTACATCGGATTCGAACAAAGCTGGACAGACAAGCTGACAGACAATGCCCCCCACTTACAATTCTTTGACATGTCGCAAGGAGTTGATTTGATTTATGACGATACGCACATCCATCATCACACAACGGATGAAGAGGAACATCCGCATGCCGCCGGGGTAGAACCCCATATATGGAATTCCACCGTCAACGCGCAAATCATTGCAGGCAATATCCTAAGTGCGCTGTGCAGCATTGACAAAAACAATGAGGATTCCTATATGGAACGCTATAACGCCCTTTGCCGGCAAATAGAGCATACCGACAGTCTCATCCGGCAAACGCTTGCAACACCTGGCGCAGACCATGCCTTTATGATTTACCACCCGGCGCTTTCTTATTTCGCCCGCGACTACGGATTGCATCAAATACCTATCGAAGCCGGCGGCAAAGAACCCTCACCCGCACATCTGAAAGCACTGATTGACACCTGCAAAGACGAAAAAGTACACGTCATCTTCGTGCAACCGGAATTTGACCGGCGCAATGCCGAACTCATCGCCAAACAAACCGGAACCCGCGTGGTTGATATCAATCCCCTATCCTACGACTGGGAGGCAGAGATGATGCATACAGCAAAGTCCCTGGCAGAGAAATAA
- a CDS encoding metal ABC transporter ATP-binding protein, whose product MPMKPIIEIKNLNAGYDSRTVLRDISLTVYDRDFLGIIGPNGGGKTTLIKCILGLLKPSSGEIIFTSSRMTGNSQLTMGYLPQYNSIDRKFPITVEEVILSGLSSKKPLTSRFTKEHREKASQVIVRMGLEGLEERAIGALSGGQLQRALLGRAIISDPEVVILDEPSTYIDKRFEARLYQLLAEINKDCAIILVSHDIGTVLQQVKSIACVNETLDYHPDTGITEEWLERNFNCPIELLGHGTLPHRILGEHHHH is encoded by the coding sequence ATGCCCATGAAACCAATTATTGAAATAAAGAACCTCAATGCCGGATACGACAGTCGTACAGTGCTTCGCGACATAAGCCTCACCGTTTACGATCGGGATTTTCTAGGTATTATCGGTCCGAACGGAGGAGGCAAGACTACCCTTATAAAGTGTATTCTGGGCCTGCTCAAACCCTCTTCCGGCGAAATTATCTTCACATCTTCCCGCATGACGGGCAATTCACAGCTCACCATGGGCTATCTGCCCCAGTACAACAGCATAGACCGCAAATTTCCCATCACCGTCGAAGAAGTGATCCTGTCGGGACTCAGCAGCAAGAAGCCACTCACTTCACGTTTCACGAAAGAACATAGGGAGAAAGCCAGTCAAGTCATTGTTCGCATGGGGCTGGAAGGACTGGAAGAACGCGCCATCGGCGCATTGAGCGGTGGTCAGCTCCAACGTGCCCTACTGGGCCGCGCCATCATCTCCGATCCCGAGGTAGTTATCCTCGACGAACCCAGCACCTACATTGACAAGCGTTTCGAAGCCCGCCTGTATCAGTTGCTGGCAGAAATCAACAAGGATTGCGCCATCATACTCGTGAGTCACGACATAGGCACAGTGCTGCAACAGGTGAAATCTATCGCCTGCGTCAATGAAACACTGGACTACCACCCCGATACGGGCATCACCGAAGAATGGTTGGAACGCAACTTCAACTGCCCCATAGAACTGCTGGGACATGGCACATTGCCACACCGGATATTGGGAGAGCATCATCACCATTAG